The genome window TTTGGAGGCACCTTCTCCAAGTTGTTGTTATACTCGCTGGGATTGACACAGATGCAGGCACAGCAGGCAACATTGAGCAGCTGTTATACGAGTCTTTATCCCTATGCCATGTTGGGATTAAGTTTTCTCCACAACATCAGCGATGGATTAAAGTTTACCAGATTCACATTGCTCCTTGTGCTGTGGAGCATCTATGCCAAAGGTTCCTTGCTGCTCTTCGAGGCCATCGATGGCGTCACCTTTCTAGTGAGTAAAAGGATACCTCATATAAAttctgcatatttatttatttatattattgtagCTTAGAAGTAAtcctaaatataaatatgattaaCAGCGAGAGCAATTACTAATTCTAACaactttaaagtatttaaaataatgataaacaaAAGGAAAGCATAAATTTGTCCAAGAGAAATCTGAATTTTGGTAAACATTTAAAGcacataaataattcaaaattagtttcattaaaaatacaaaagatatataatattttcggAGTGAACACATCATgattctaaataatttttaacaaatagtATCAAAAAAATcgatgtttatttaaatattttccaaataaCACTAGttagaaaaaaatgcaaaagccgaaatcaaaaatattttagaaggTTGAAATCgccttattttaataaatatttttgcaatgtTTAGCTGGTTCATTTTaaagagtatttaaaaaaagttaaccgAAATATCAAACAATggctgaaaaaaattaaaagcttaaatcaataaaattgtgtTAGTCATTAATAGTggcttgaattttttaaacaatatttcagTGGTGTTTAtgctttttttaagttttaccTATTCATTTTTCAATAACATTCCTATATTTTctaacttttatattaatattagctGTTTGATATTCTTATGATTTTGGTGTTTGAAgaattatttgttgaaattctTACTTACTTAATTTGCTTTGATTGTCTAATTAATTcgctttcatttatttttcagcTGCTGGGCAGTGTGCTTACGCTGATTCTCTTGACCACAAATCGTGGGAATTCGTTGCTGATGCTGGCGCATAATGAATCCGTGGGCGACAGTTTCCATCGCCTGTATGCGGATGAATGCATCTCGGATGACGAGACAATCAGCATGCTCAGCCAGCAGTTGAGTTgcaatggcagcagcaaccacaacagcatGTCCAGCATGAATGGATCTCAGCAGTTGCGTCAACGTAGCCAGACACATCACATAGCACCCTCGGTGCTCTCACTGGACTCATTGCGTCTGTCCTCTCAGCGATCGACAGTGCCAGTGCCACCACAGTTGAACTCACCCACGCCCAGTTACCGGACGGCGGTGCCGGCGCCGGCGCCCAGCTATGCAGCAAGTTGCATGGACTCGCAACATCCGTGGCGTGGCATGAACTCCATGGCTCCATCTGGCTATGGCTGGCAACGAGGAGCAGCTAGTGGCATTGGTGGAGGCGCCTATTCGCCAACTATTGAACGTCGTCCGGCTCCATCCACATTGTACGGGGGTCGACCACAGACGCGTTCCACAAACAACTTGTTGTTCCCGGCACgcttgcaacaacagcacaatGGCGACATATCCGCCTGGGTGAATGCCACCAGCGATTGCCAACGGCAACTGAACATTTTCGATGAGCCAAACACGGCCAATTTGCTCGGTTGCTGCTCGTCGGCAGACAAGCAACAGTTGTCACGTACATCATCTCAATCCTCTGGATTTGAGTCGCAATTGGGGCATCAAAATCCAGTCCGAAATGAGCAACAACTCTTTGCCTCTCATgtccaacaacagcagcagcagcagcaacaacaacaacaacaactgcgggTTTCCAATGGAgcatttcttgatttttattgtgctCCAGACGCGACGTCACAGCGTAAATTACGTATTCCCGCTCCATTGCCATCACCGTATTCAACGCAAAGTGAAATTCACTTTGATCGTCCATTGTCCAATGCTCAGCCCAATCCGGATATACGACCCGGAGACCTGCTTCGCAAGTGGCTGGATCACAATATGGGCGCTAAGCAAAAGTCAAACGGATAATTCTCAGCATTTAACATTACGTTCAGACGTACGATTTAAAATACAGAACTCACAAAACTCAACCAAACTGCCGGCGCAACTATTTTTTGGGTAGGATACGCGAGGGGAAAGTATCCACCTTATGGACATCCTACAGTACGGGTAGCATTGACTTAAACTTAGGAATAATCAATTGGGATTATAAATGGATTTCAAACTATTATAATATACAACATTCAAACAAATCTTaactttgctgttgtttcttgGAAATGGGAATACaaagattttagaaaataaacttgtttaaaaaattatcttatcTATTTTCctgcaattttataaaaattgaaaaaaaaaaaaaaacgttttagGTTATAAGCCGATATTTCAAGAGCCAGGAACTCAGCATAATGTTACCACTCCCCACAAatgcacatttttaatatggaaGAAAATTGTGTAAGAacgcaacataaaaaaaaaaaaaacaaatcaaagattTGTACAACTgaaataatttctaaatttaagttcaattataaaaacagCTTAGATTTCCAAATAATTCTAATTTGCGACTTATCAATTGACAagattgttatttaaaaattatgttttcgaaaactttaaactgtcataactttgtctaATTTTACCCGATTTTCTTGCGATAtgacaattttatcattatttggtctctattgTGATTATGCATCAATATTGGAATATGCTAATTTTCTCCATCATTGTCCATATTTTCTATACTTTCCCCTAGAAACTTTTTCagaaactttaaactgtcataactttggcaattcttaaccgatttccgtgcggagtgtcaattttatcattattctGCATCTGATTCTGCCAGGGACCGTAAATACTTCAAACAGTCAAACCTTTggcaaatcttaaccgatttccgtgcggaatgtttattttatcattattctGCATCTTATTCTGCCAGGGACCTTAAAACTTAttgaataactcttatttgtgacatctaaaataaatatcaaaaataacacttattttaaatttttattgaaaaatcaagaataagtGTTAAAtatcaagttaaaaaaaaaatactatataattattaatttttacttttttaataaaaatcaaatataagtGCTATAtggtaacttttaaataaaagtttggaaataattgttaagttgcaggttttatttttaaaacttataacagtTACGGTCCCTGTATTCTGCATCAGAGTtggaaagtttaattttttttccatcactgtcaattttttcttcttcaaatCTTAGtcgatttccttgcgaaatACCAATttgaacagaaacagaaattgcaacaaaataaaagttttttatcaGAAACtacatgtttttgttttaacaatTACTGCTGCTTGTTTAGTTTCATTAGTTTCATTTGCATAGAATTTGccaaagaaaaaactaaacatGAGCACACTGTGCTGCACAGCGTTGCCAGCTGCAACGCTTAACAGGTGGCAGCGCCGGGTCAGACCGGCAAAAACAGCTGATGGGGGGacagaaaaagaaattgcaacaaaataaaagttttggcAGACagtatatgttttttaatatttttttattttaaattttgttttaacattcaaattaatttcattaacgATATTACTTTGTACACGTCTTACACAGAATTGCCAAGCAAAACATTAAACCTAAGCCCACTGTGCTGCACAGCGTTGCCAGCTGAAAGGCTTAACTGGTGGCAACGCCGGGTCAGACCGGCAAAAACAGCTGATGGGacagaaaaagaaattgcaacaaaataaaagttttggcAGACAGTAAACGTTGCAGGTGCCAGGAAAAAGCATTTGCACTCTAGTCAAATTGTAGATCGATCAATTTACTGATAGTAAAGAGAgcgtgtgagagagagagagagggcagCGGGCAAGGAGAGGAAATTGTATTTTGGCAAGAAAATGAGCAATCGACAGCGCACGGTGATTATATTCAAATCGGAATCGGAAAGTACTGATGTGTATGCGGAGACCTTGCTGGGTCACAACTTTCAGCCGCTGTTCGTGCCGACGCTGAGTTTCGGCTTCAAGAATCTCGAGCAGCTGCGTGCCAAGCTGATGACGCCGGACAAATATGCCGGAATCATATTTACGAGTCCGCGTTGCGTGGAAGCCGTTGCGGAGTCACTGCAGCTGTCGGAGCTGCCAGGTGGTTGGAAGCTATTGCATAACTATGCCGTTGGCGAGGTTACGCACAATCTGGCAATGAATACGCTGCAACAGCTCTTCACCCACGGCAAACAGACGGGGAATGCCCGGAATCTGGGTGAATTCATTGTGGACACATTTGATGGATCACGGAATTTACCATTGCTGCTGCCCTGCGGCAATCTAGCAACGGATACGCTCCTCTCCAAGCTGCTGGAGAATGGATTCTGTGTGGACGCCTGTGAGGTGTATGAGACCAAGTGTAATCCTCAGCTGGCCGAGTGCATGGAGCGTGCCCTCAAAGCGGATAATATTGAATTCCTGGCATTCTTCTCACCATCCGGCGTCAATTGTGCCAACGAATACTTCAAGGCCCACAATATCTCGCCGGATCAATGGAAACTAGTGGCCATTGGACCAAGTACGCGGCGTGCTCTCGAATCTCTTGGCCTCAAAGTCTTTTGCACTGCTGAGCGTCCGACGGTGGAACACCTGGTCAAAGTGCTGCTCAATCCGCAGGAGAGCCGGGAGCGTTTGGTGCGCGAGCGGGAACGAGAGAGGGAGCGGGAACTGACAGCAGCTATGGATTtagcataaattaattaacatacttttactttttacatACTGTCTGTCTAACCaatatttattagttgttTCGACTgttctatctctatctctctttgcTATGTGACCTCCATGAGTACAAAATTAGTGAGCCCAGCATAAAATGTTGTGTGCAttgtaagtttatttttgatgccaTTTACTCACCTCGATTGAAGCTAAataaattcgtttttttttcgtatctaaatttacatttggccgacatatttttcaaatgccAGCAGCCCGGCGCCAAATTGGCAACGTCTGCAATTATCGATTAAcgattaaatacaaaaaatactaTAAGGATCGTTGAAAACGGCGCgcgatttaatttcaaaaatttaagcaacaattgctttattttaaattcaaatttggaTAAAATTACGTTAACTTTTATGAAGTGAAGTGGGTGAAgttgtataattatttctacataagaaaaaaaaataatttaacaaaatcctaaaaaatattctaaaaacatttctaaaattcaatattaagaaaaatgttaCTAAATATGAACATCGACTTCTATTGAATAGAAAAGACGAGTTCCCTTTTAAAATATACGGGATTGGtgctaattttttatgatCCGCCATTATTCTTCAAACAAATCCCGTTAGAATTGCGGCGCGGCGTCCTAAAACCGAGGGATTccgattttttattttctagaattttttaaatttttgcatagttttttttgaattttcttgatttttcgatataatttttttttcaagaattaaattagataacttctcttcccgacggctgacgaacttcaaaccttttttaaaatattaagcttcatcaaatttataaattttttattaagttttttgcattttaaaatttgcattttttgtcaGTGATGGGCAGGCTGGCCGTCAGTGTTGTGACGGCTGCCACCGTGGTTGTTGGCCCGAGGTGGTGGTGCAATTAATAGAAAGGTTGCCTGACGATTTAACGTTGCCACACCGTTTTTTGGAATCAGGGCTgccattttgtatttttgctattttttagaTGCTTCCCAACCAGAAACAGCTAGAATTGGGATTTCtagtttaatttgttgaaaCAGCGCGGTTGCCACAATTGGTGTTTTTGCAACAAAACGGTTTTTTATTTCCTGATAGAATAGCACTTTATTTATTGGAAATGGATCTTTTTTACTTCAACAAGAGTTTcttgaaaactattaaaaatgttatttagatctaaatattttcggtatcaataataaaaatgaattatacTAAAATTCCCAACACAAGTACACTTTTAATATCGCAGAAAAGAGTACATAAACTTTGGACTAAATCAAAGGTATTATGttaatttctcaaaaatattcgcaatcaaaatttttttatttaatagagTTTTTCACATCaaagtttttacaaaatttcgttttccaaaaaaattagatttatttataaaaattgcctGGTTTTCATAAAATTGGCTCATTTTTTAGTCAAATTGGCtctattaaaacatttttttggctaattttaaatttattaagtggCAGCCGTGTGAATAAGTTCACTAGGTAATTCTCCCATTTTATTATTCAGTTGGTATGTTGTCATAAACTAATTGGTTATTATTCAGTTGTCATGAACGATGAATAGGAATAGGTTATTCTGATCAGTTGGTCAGTTGGTTGGTCATGAACCATGTGAATAAGTTTCAACGGATTCTTGATAGTTAAACAGTAAAATGTGATATGCATTTCAAGTTTATTAAGTTAATTAGAATAGAAGACAATTGCTTATTAGTTTCAgagttaagttttaatttttgtgtgcTGCTTTATTTATAACCTAGGTATATGGGGTTAGTAAAACCACTcgaattgtatttaatatgtaaataatgaaaaaaaattgatccCATCATGGAacttaatgtattttaatctatttgtaaatgtataaaagttttattgtcatcaagaaaattttatttaagctgaCCGACCTACTTGAAAAATTACCGATATAGTTTATTAATGACTGAATAAGTTCACTCGTTCATTTCAATGACCCGttcatttaaactttttagaaCAAAACGACCCAGCTctagaaacagctattttggcaaaagttggcaacgctgacaacgacaacgacagcgaagtaatttttgtgcttttgtgtGCCCGCCGCGCCACTGAagcagtttttattatattatttttttttcgttcaaCTTTTGTGTGATTTTCTGCGCATTTATAGCCAATAAACAAAACAGCGACAGTATTTTggtgattgtgtgtgtatgttgcgTTGTACataatataaagtaaaaaaactcCACGCAAACACTTTGTTGCCGGTGTCAGTCGAAATTGCAGGTGAGTTCAGTTGAGttcagttaaaattaattggtttttcatttcttaTACCTAgttcttcaatatatatatatatatatatacatatccaTGTACATTATATGCAATTGTATGTATAGACactatatacatattctaTATGATCATGCAGCAATAAATATGAAGTGGGATGGCAAGAAAAGCAAGCAAGAATCGAGCAAACGGAATGAGTGTGTAACGCAATGTTGAAATACCGGTGTGCGCGGCGTCAGTGTCtctttatgtatgtatgtatgtgtatatgcatGCCAGTACTTGTGTGCGtatgagagagcgagagagagagagagcgcgacTTGAGTTGAGTAGCGTTGGTTTGAGTGAGTCATTAACCGGCCTGCGCGCCGCTGTGTCAACGTTTTCTGTTTTAGCCATTGCAAATTTGCTAGTggcacttttgttgttgtgccttaATGCTAATTTTACTTGCTAAAACATGCAACTAACACAATTTTACTGTCTtgcaataataacagcaacaacaacagcaaaagccaTCGACAATCAAAAGAGTGTGTCAatcagacagagagagcgaaTGAGAGTGAGTTGTGAGTTTGGGCTCTCTTCGCCGCTGTCTTTAAATCAAATTCGCCAAAAAGTcggttaaatttttgaaaatccaGTTCAAAGCTTGACTTCGCCTTTAAAGTTGAGAGCGCGCGCGCGCCCTGTGCGTTAGAGCGAGACAAGGCAATATAATATGtgagaattaaaattgtatttctttattattatttttcttgagTATGCATCTGTGTATTTgtgcctctgtgtgtgtgtgtaagtgtgtgcaATTGCCAGCTGCCATAAATCACGACTGCGTCACTGTCGCTGCCCGCCGGCtacctttttatttatttattttttttttgcgtttttgttttttgttgcttattgttgtagttgttgttgagttAGGCAAAGCGTGTGAAAATTGCAGTCAACCACCGTTTTTCCAGCGTCGCATCGTCGAAAGtttttccacacacacacagacacatgcacacacacagatacaacaaGATGTCttatattgttgttactgtatttgattttctttgtgTCTGCAGGTCGCTCACTTCCGTCTTTATCATGTGTcgcctcacacacacacacacacacctattacttgtgtgtgtctgtgtatatACAATTTCACCTCTCTCATTAGCATAAAGGCGCATTTTCAAGCTAGAAGTAGCATTGTTAACTTCTCTATCAGTTTTaccatacatatgtatgtatgtacaatagGGTGTCTcctatttttcaatttcaaaatgtcTAACGTCCCATccccaaaaaagttttcattcgatattaaaaaaaaatttaaagcctGAACAATCTTGAAAATTTGCATCCGATtattcctatgacagctatttgatatagtaaTCTGATTTGGTCAGTGAGTAACATgtgctaaaaaaaacacaatctgtgattttttttgagatagcTTTAAAACTAACAAAGTTTCTCATATtaagcaattttattaatgtgtGAACTTTGACACCGAATTTGAACCCCTTGCAATTagaatttcgcaaaacgccgtctCATTGCTCGATAATATTGTCTCAGCTATATTGTGTACAAATTTCAGCatcctaggtcttatggtttgcgctgtgcaatgatcagtgagtgagtcagtgATTCAGGAAggagagttttatatatttatatatagttcagatataatacatacaaaaaaatttacattaaaatgtgATTAggttaagttaaaaaattaatttaaaaatttgcgtttaaaactgaaagataaatttatttcaaatgtgtACAACTTGTGGGTCAAATAATCTGGGAGCCactgtacacacatacatttatatgcatgtatatgtatacttaCACACACTGATAGATTTTAGCATTTTATTGAACCgggacattttttttttgttattctgaTTCTTTGTGATTTGTCTAGCATCATCTCGAATGCTTCACATTCCCAAGCCATTTGTAACGGTTTGTTTTGTGGTAACAAGAAAGTCCccataaagtaaaaaaaaaaaatccgatctaaaagaagagaagaaaaaaaagccgCAAAAGCCCATGAGCACCCAAGTTCTAAGCTTCGTCTCATCATCGCGCTGCGCGCTTGGCCCATTTTCAgcacagagagcgagagagagagagccgGATGCTGCGTCGCTGTTGTTTACACTCGCTCAACTATTGGCAACGCCTGcatgtggttgtgtgtgtgtatgtatgtttactGTCTTTGTGTTTGTTCAttcattatttgatttatcGGCCGAAAGTAGAACGATTCGTAATTAGCCTTTTGAAACATGCCCAAAATGGGAAGCGACATTACAATCTCTCTATGACTCCTCCATCtctctccctgtctctctctcgtGTCAATTAGCACCTTATTTTCTATGATTTATGTACCATTTGTGTACATTTACAACTTCTGGTGCTCATCCAAGAAAACTAAGACAAAAACCAGTTTAAGTGCCAGCGTTGCCATTTTGTGCGAAATTTGCGTAGCTACAAAAACAATGCAGCAGAAGCGgtggcagcgacagcagcagcagcagctacaggTAAGCAGCACCCAACGTtgacgtcgctgccgctgtttTTATGTGAGATGAGAGTTCAGCGCGTGAAAACACGTGAGcgtgaaaaatttattagtatACATCATATATCGAAtggtaaatgttttaaaagtaatttgacCATAAGACATATACAGTAGTATCAAGTAAAATGTctatattctttaaaattttaatatatgtattttaattgtttacaaCTACAAATACATAGGTGGCAATTCACGCGCCCATCACTAATCTTCGCATTTGTCCTCTGTTGCTCTGTTTGCGCctgttttgtttctgttgtgtGTGTCTTTTGGCATTGAATTCacagaattattatttttgtttttatttttgcacaaaatcgaaaagcaacaacactCAAAGCAGAAGCAGCTACAAGACACGCTGACGTCATCGGCGTATGGCCGGCCGcctgttgaatttatttttaaggcgAATATTTTTAGGCAaacgaaaattaaaacagaattcacaatttgcattttggcGCAGACTGCGATGCGACAGCGTCGTCGACGATGTCGACGTCACACGAGATTTCGaacttggctttttttttttcgaacttGAAATATtcttctctctcactctctatctttctATTGACTCTCTCACGTGTGCTTGGCCATGAAGCGCAACAGCGCGCTGTAGCGTCGTGTCGTGTCGGCTGCGCAGTCGTGTCGCTGTCTCGGCACTCTCACTCGTTTGTTTGCTCATGCGTCGACAGCGCTGCGTTGCtggcttttcatttttatatttatagatatagCGAAGGAGTGAAAGAGGGGGGGGACTGTGCAACAAGTGTGCAGCAGTggcttattattgttgttgtaccgtattttatgttaattaaccAAAACTAGTTGTCGTTATGCTTGACTAGTTAAGCGGGCGCAGAGGCAGCGACGCGTAGAGGTAGCCGCCTCAGCATCGGTTGCGTTACGtaacaaaacaaacttaaaacgGAATGAAAAACGTTAAAAGTTTAGAGCTGGGCGCTTtgctttcaaaattaaatttcgccagagttgccacctgGCAACAGACACTTGTTATGCTCACCGATCTCTCTCACTGGGAGAGTatgattgaaatatatataaagagagacacagagggagagagagagaggctcCAAGCCAGCCGCGTGACTTGCTTTTTGGGCTGCTGCTGGCCGGCCATTAAAAATTCGTGTGGAGCATCTCGCGAGAACCGAAAGGCAGTCCCCTCACCCCCTCCTCTCTCATCCACCGTTCAGTGCATATAGATAAAAACGTTGTGCGCTCGCATTCGCCGCGCTGCGCTGCGACGCGTCGTAGACTCATTTCGCATTTGACTTTCGGTACGTGCAGTCAGCGGACGGCGCAGCAAGGaaactgtcaaaaaaaaaatttgaagcaactgttattgttgttgctttcattGTGagtgctgttttttttttgcacgtGTGCAAGTGAGAGAGTGCAATAGCGTGAGCGCAGAGAGCTCTTAAAAGCTTTTTCATATCAAAACTTATCGCGCgcttttaacatttaattgttgGTATTATTTGCATGTAAGTAAAGATGTATGAATACATTTGcatgtgcctgtgtgtgtgtgtgtgtatcggTAAATTTCAGGCTGCAGTTTGGCAACGCCTTAAAACTGCTGCGTTatcaccaacagcagcagcgtttGTCCAATCAGAATCGCCCTTCACCCACTTAATGAACGCAGTGTGAGAAATTAATCAACGgcaaaataaatggaaaaataagagaaaatgaaaata of Drosophila innubila isolate TH190305 chromosome X, UK_Dinn_1.0, whole genome shotgun sequence contains these proteins:
- the LOC117792232 gene encoding uroporphyrinogen-III synthase, with product MSNRQRTVIIFKSESESTDVYAETLLGHNFQPLFVPTLSFGFKNLEQLRAKLMTPDKYAGIIFTSPRCVEAVAESLQLSELPGGWKLLHNYAVGEVTHNLAMNTLQQLFTHGKQTGNARNLGEFIVDTFDGSRNLPLLLPCGNLATDTLLSKLLENGFCVDACEVYETKCNPQLAECMERALKADNIEFLAFFSPSGVNCANEYFKAHNISPDQWKLVAIGPSTRRALESLGLKVFCTAERPTVEHLVKVLLNPQESRERLVRERERERERELTAAMDLA
- the LOC117792192 gene encoding uncharacterized protein LOC117792192, yielding MQHLLLMLAATALPILALIYVTALFAHKLYINVRSRYDIKVNCWFCNDNTRVSYAERNSWTCPHCEQYNGFNKDGDYNRDLNSSRASHNNNSSGSSATVCANAYYTNELNAQPPAISNGLCDQCNEAQRLKVEKLAQFEPKHESRFEHELKIYQKQLEQQFRLCGSCERHVNKVLHEKKKMVLGSKFLNFIIKGAALLKQPHFNRLARVQQQRRLQRYQLLMTLLTVLNVLCLLCSLPAATRTQFSNLLGETLGHALFFVYSHALTLIRVLADYGGNLLAEQPLAARLMLFGGTFSKLLLYSLGLTQMQAQQATLSSCYTSLYPYAMLGLSFLHNISDGLKFTRFTLLLVLWSIYAKGSLLLFEAIDGVTFLLLGSVLTLILLTTNRGNSLLMLAHNESVGDSFHRLYADECISDDETISMLSQQLSCNGSSNHNSMSSMNGSQQLRQRSQTHHIAPSVLSLDSLRLSSQRSTVPVPPQLNSPTPSYRTAVPAPAPSYAASCMDSQHPWRGMNSMAPSGYGWQRGAASGIGGGAYSPTIERRPAPSTLYGGRPQTRSTNNLLFPARLQQQHNGDISAWVNATSDCQRQLNIFDEPNTANLLGCCSSADKQQLSRTSSQSSGFESQLGHQNPVRNEQQLFASHVQQQQQQQQQQQQQLRVSNGAFLDFYCAPDATSQRKLRIPAPLPSPYSTQSEIHFDRPLSNAQPNPDIRPGDLLRKWLDHNMGAKQKSNG